A region from the Ovis aries strain OAR_USU_Benz2616 breed Rambouillet chromosome 22, ARS-UI_Ramb_v3.0, whole genome shotgun sequence genome encodes:
- the LOC114110319 gene encoding olfactory receptor 5D18: MFLSERNKSGATFTLLGFSNYPELQVPLFLTFLAIYSVTVVGNLGMIVIIKINPKLHTPMYFFLSHLSFVDFCYSSIVAPKTMVNFMVEDRTISFVGCVIQFFFFCTFVVTESFLLAVMAYDRFVAICNPLLYMVAMSPRLCATLVVGSYAWGIACSLILTCTVIKLSFQGFNTIDHFFCEFSSLLSLSCSDTYLNQLLLFIFATFNEISTLFIILLSYVFIVVTILKMHSARGRSKAFSTCASHLTTISIFHGTILFLYCVPNSKNSRHTVKVASVFYTVVIPMLNPLIYSLRNKDVKDTVSKIMDSKVFSY, encoded by the coding sequence ATGTTTCtatcagagagaaataaaagtgGGGCCACGTTCACTCTCCTGGGCTTCTCCAATTACCCAGAGTTGCAAGTCCCCCTCTTCTTGACATTCCTGGCCATCTACAGTGTCACTGTGGTAGGGAATCTTGGGATGATTGTAATCATCAAAATTAACCCCAAACtacacacccccatgtactttttcctcagcCACCTCTCCTTTGTGGACTTTTGTTATTCCTCCATCGTTGCTCCCAAGACCATGGTGAACTTCATGGTAGAAGATAGAACCATTTCATTTGTAGGCTGTGTAatacaattctttttcttttgtacctTTGTGGTGACTGAGTCCTTTTTATTAgctgtgatggcctatgaccgctttgTGGCCATCTGCAACCCTCTACTCTACATGGTGGCCATGTCCCCAAGACTCTGTGCCACATTAGTGGTTGGATCTTATGCTTGGGGAATAGCTTGCTCCTTGATACTCACCTGTACTGTTATCAAATTATCATTTCAAGGTTTCAACACAATCGATCACTTCTTCTGTGAGTTCTCCTCCCTGCTTTCCCTCTCTTGCTCTGATACTTATCTCAACCAGTTGCTGCTTTTCATTTTTGCCACCTTTAATGAAATCAGCACACTCTTCATTATTCTCCTGTCTTATGTGTTTATTGTTGTCACCATCCTCAAAATGCATTCAGCCCGTGGTCGTAGcaaagccttctccacctgtgccTCACACCTCACCACCATCAGCATCTTCCATGGCACCATCCTCTTCCTCTATTGTGTGCCCAACTCCAAAAACTCCAGGCACACAGTCAAAGTGGCATCTGTATTTTACACGGTGGTCATCCCCATGTTGAATCCCCTGATCTACAGTCTGAGAAATAAAGATGTCAAGGACACAGTCTCGAAGATCATGGACTCTAAAGTATTTTCGTACtaa